Part of the Antedon mediterranea chromosome 6, ecAntMedi1.1, whole genome shotgun sequence genome, AAATTCATAAATATGCTTTATTTGATTTCTCAGAAATATCTTTCCACCAAATATTGTCGAAGCTTGTATGAGAACTGTAAGTCATCGTTTGTTATATCAAATGTTATTCCAGATATTTACTCTGATATGACTAAACTGTTTAAaacgattaaaattaataaaagaaaaaaaagattttttattcccttcgtattttatttatatataggcctaaggtCATTGACAATAAACCCAACATTATTTCCTGTTCGTATTTTCTTGGGATATTGTCAAGAAGTATTATAATTGTCTATAGCATTATGAAGGCACATTCAATACCAATGAATATGATGTAAATGcgttgaaataaaatttaaacaagGCGTAGTATATTGAAGAACCCATACTTCTAAACATAATATTTATGCCTTACTTACCGTTCAGTGTGTACTCCTTTCATTGTATAGTACAAGACACGTCAGATTGCAGttgaaaatgaaatgatgaataaGACTGAGAAGGTGGTGTATGAATCTTCTGGGGGTTTTGAGGATAAATCGAACATTCTTGGCATAGTAGTTTTCTCAGTCGCATTCGGAATTGTTCTTGGAAGAATGAAGGAAAGTGGTGACCCGCTGAGAGCGTTCTTCAACTCATTAAACGAAGCAGTCATGCAGTTGGTAAAGGTTGTAATTTGGTAAGACTTCATGATGATCACCAGAGATATAGCCTAAATgacaataattatgataataaaaatataaacggcaaaactaaaaaataaaggtAAATGTTGTAATCTAAGTTTGGTGTTATGGAATGAAAAATCATGGCGACCAGCACATCTTATGGATGATGGTGTGGAGTAGAACAACGTGATTTCTTGACTTATAGAATACCAACCTAACGGGAAAAGCTCAATccaaaaagtttaaaatttccGCCGGTTTTCCACTATGAAATTTactgaaagagtcgtgagttacaaccatGGCATTATGTCAAAATTGAACCCTGACATTGTCATGATTGAAACATAGACTTTGGGATTAGACGGCAAGCACGAATCACCGAGCTACAGCTCCAATAATCTTAGTTTTTTCTTGATTTTCTTTGATTTCAGGGTCTCACCAATCGGAATTTTCTTTCTTATCATGGGAAAAATAATTGAGATGGACGATTGGGCAAAAATGTTTTCTCAGATCGGCATGTACATGGTAACAGTTATTGCAGGATTGGCAATTCATGGACTGTTCATACTACCCTTGCTGTACCTAATATTTGTCCGCAGGAACCCATACAAATACTTAAGCGGGGTCACCCCAGCTCTAATGACGGCATTTGGTACGGCATCCAGGTAATGTAGGTCTATGATTGACTGAGGATTTCTATAAATAAAACGTTTTACAGCGAtgtgtgtatatataaatatagaaacTAATTATAGACAATTTGAACAAAACCGTAACTTTATCAATCATCTGTCAAGTAAATGTACAAGATCCTATCATGTAAAATAAGTTCTAGGAAACTCGTTTCCGTCAACTTCTAGAGAGGTAGGCCTAAATCCATGCGTCAGAAccaaaacattaataataacaaaagcATATGCCTACGTTTCGTTTTTGTAATTACGTTTTTATATAATGTTCCCATGTCTATTTCGTTAGTTCTGCTACATTGCCACTAACGATCACGTGTTTGGAAGAAAACAATCGCATTGACAAACGTGTAACTCGTTTTGTACTTCCCATCGGAGCTACCATCAACATGGACGGCACGGCCCTCTATGAAGCAGTGGCAGCAATATTTATTGCCCAGGTGAACGGAATAGACTTGGACTTCAAAGACATAATCACAATAAGGtatagtttaaaattaattatgtaatcaatataatataattgtgtttttctgtatataataaaatagttcTAAACAGATCAAGTTgggaataaaaacattttatttaaaatattgtttatcaaATTTCTGATCTTTCCCTATCCTCTAGAAAGTATGAACATCTATTTCTAaaatataagtaggcctaacctCCTATCGTCTGCTCTCGGGGCATGGAATGTGGTGCGAATCAATATTAAGACTGTAATGTGTAGGCCATTGTTTCAAAGGAAAGGAGTTGGtgatatcaacatttttattttttttaacgttaGTATCACTGCCACCCTCGCCAGTGTCGGGGCTGCGGGTGTGCCACAAGCTGGTTTGGTCACCATGGTAATAGTTCTTAACGCAGTCGGTCTTCCAGCAGAAGATGTCACTTTGATACTTGTCATTGATTGGTTTTTGTAAGTTTCACATTAGTGACATTACACCCTCCTTCGGTCTATACTCTGTATAGTAGCTGTTTTACTCCATGTCTTTTATCGTTTCTTTCTATGttgttagtacagtagtagtactcTCATTTAAGTACCATTCTTTTTAAAAACTACACTACTCTATATGGGTATCACACGCCATATGTACAGCTATGTCAGCTACTTTAAGAATATTAAAGCGAATCGTCGTCTTCTATACAACCTATGCAGGCTGTCTACAATGTGACGACATCAGTGGCGTAATTAGAGGACCCATCTTTCGTTTTGTCCTATCCGAATTAGGCTTATAATCgaatttaaatcaattttacaaacaattcaattcagaatgtaaaatgaaatattatttaacagTATATTATCATTAGTAGAcctattcatttattatttaattatataggCATAATCAACAAATACcctatttaatatttatactcaatttaattaaacaGGGATCGTATTCGAACAACGGTAAATGTTGAAGGCGATTCGTTTGGGGCTGGAATTATAGCGCATCTGTGCAGGAATGATCTAGCAGAAATCGATGCCTCTGCCGAAAAACTGCCTAATGCATATTCCAATGCTGGTTATGACGTTATTGAACCGACTTTCGTCAACGTAGATAACGCtgatactaaattttaaacacCGATATTGATATTCaactattataggcctatcctATAATTAGATTTACCGTATTAAGTGTGAAGAGAATATTTTGATTTTGCTGTGTTAGACTGTTAGCATATTTCAACATTAGCTTCTAAATGGTTGTATCAGGGAGttttttacaactccctggttacataatgtgtgtgtttttagtttaaaggccaggtgcggacaaaaaattctattgatcatacattccaataattatcgatctatagattcccctatgtttcataatttttgggattttatttgtgttacacgagcttgttgaaaataagtactttcttatcagtggggggggggggggggaattacacagtaaaatctctattcttttgtacacaaattttgttaaaagaaagtggtaaaaaatgttatcaaatgaCTAAATATAAgtaatataactttaattttacatttctggtatttttattcaacttcagatttttattttcatgctatagcaaaaattatccaccgtatgtccaccatcttttttcaccttctagggagtcaccagaaaTGTtaacattaggttaaactacctaattttgtatttgaccatattaaaagaaattcatgttttttcgtcttgatttctgttacaaatatttgatttatgtacaattaaccagatattatatttaaaaatcatgcctgtacctgagctttaaggtTAATGCGGAGGGGAGTAACATCAGAGGTGAATTGGTTATCTTACAAAATGGAGGCATATTTATTAAACGAAATGCTTAATATTAATTCGGCTACATTGAGGAGTAAACTCTTACACCAATGCTATAGAATAGTATTGTTATCATCGACACAATGCCATTATGTATAAAAAAGTAATAGTAATGTAACTCCTTATATTGTAAGATTATGCTGAACcaaaattattgaattttaggcctatatctaaaGTCTCCAGTTATTTCAGCAAGAAGTATGTACTTTCTTAAGCTAGGcctatcaaacttatgtgacaaaaatgtgatgttcccatatacggacataatgatgtcatcacttccataatatatatatatttgatacggtagtgtagacagagctttagtttttCAAAATTGCTATACATGCAGGCCGAATTTACGTTTTTAATAACTGAGCTTGCATGTTATCTGCTCCTAATGTATTACATGTTAGTACATACGGTAGTTTTAATTTCTTTGTAGAATACAGAAGTTCATTTTTGTCCACCTTAACTGACTAGCGCAAGTCATCGGTGAATCAAAACGCACGGCAAGATAATACGATgtgtcaggattttttttaggcaaattgccaaggataaccataagcgaattcattcactatccttcttaaatgTGGCAaatcctgtttacaagacaaacatatcAAGGGCGGTCGCAGAAGGGGGTTTCCCACGAGTCCAGGACCGTAGATGGCCATACGGAAATTTGGCTCAATGTTACAGACATAAGATGAAGATAAACAGGGTACTACTGAAATACTTTAATGATGGGGATTCTCCGGCAACGTTAGGTTattatatatgataaaatgggatctaaatttaaatttagtgacagaaaaaacatgaaattagcatgaaattaagggtgttgcccggGCAACTGGGACAACCCCCTGCGCCCGCCCCtgcatatacacaagatgctctacataaacaaagtcttattacaagtctggGAGCGGAgatgtaatttgtcattagaaaaaaatccAGACATAattatgacaggacttgaacacAGGACCCTTAGGTTGGTAGCCAAGCaccataaccaccaagccacaactcta contains:
- the LOC140050867 gene encoding excitatory amino acid transporter 1-like, producing the protein MEENNEIIVGEEDGTGIRKETFSGFLKKNLLIILLMTSLVLGCSLGFILRLATDIEFTDDQVEYILFPGVLFLNMLKVLIIPLIASSLISGMANLDQQASGKLGSRAVIYYFLTTAIAVILGIVMVVSIKPGNINDDAEEIDRIGTSEPVDTADAFMDLLRNIFPPNIVEACMRTYKTRQIAVENEMMNKTEKVVYESSGGFEDKSNILGIVVFSVAFGIVLGRMKESGDPLRAFFNSLNEAVMQLVKVVIWVSPIGIFFLIMGKIIEMDDWAKMFSQIGMYMVTVIAGLAIHGLFILPLLYLIFVRRNPYKYLSGVTPALMTAFGTASSSATLPLTITCLEENNRIDKRVTRFVLPIGATINMDGTALYEAVAAIFIAQVNGIDLDFKDIITISITATLASVGAAGVPQAGLVTMVIVLNAVGLPAEDVTLILVIDWFLDRIRTTVNVEGDSFGAGIIAHLCRNDLAEIDASAEKLPNAYSNAGYDVIEPTFVNVDNADTKF